Within Theileria orientalis strain Shintoku DNA, chromosome 4, complete genome, the genomic segment GGGGATAATGCACCTGATCTACCTCAAGAGTATAGGTCGAGGTTTCTGGAGTTACTTGAACAGGACCTTGAAATAGGAAACGATCCATGGGTATTGGCCTAGGCGTTGGGTCATATGCTCTAGCGGTTGGGACTACAACTCTGCCGGAATGGGATCTCGAAACGAACTCAAAGTCTGAATCTGATTGAGGTTGTGGAGGTCTAGGGAACTGAACTCTCAACATCATCTCTCCACTCTGATCAGGAAAAACAAGTACCTTCTCAGGATATACACCATCTCCACACACCCACATCTGGTGGGTGCCTTTAACGACAGTACCAATTAAGAATCCTGGGTTGGGTGTGAAGGTGTGCGTTCCAGTGTCATTGTCGTACTCATAGCGCACTGTAGCTGTGGTTTCCTTAACCTTAACGTCCAATGTAGCAAGTATAGGTGCAGACAATTGTTCAGGTTCGGGCTGTATATGTTTTACTTCTGATGCTCTTAAAAATTTCAATTCATTTTCATGTTCTGGAAGCCTTTTAGATCCAGGCTTAATTTCCTGAATCTCAAAGTCGAGACTAGATACAGGCTTTGGCTTCTCTGAGGCCTTAGCTTGCTCTGACATATCAGCATATTCATCTTCAGTGTCATACATAAATACCCCCCTGGAAGTTTTCTTAGGATCATAAATCTTTGGAAGTTTCAACTCCGATTGACAATCATATTCGATTTCAGATTCCTCGGTTTCCGCTTCTTTTGGTATAAATACCTTAATAAAGCGTTTATCATCTGAGGATTCagtaatatttattctGTCAGCGTACTCGCCAGGCTTACATTCCCATAATGTTCTGgaatcttcttcagcgccATCAAACAAAAATCCTGTGTTTGCGATAAATGAGTGAGTATTAGTTTTTGAATTGTATTCATACGTAATTTTATCACTCGTTCTCTTATTCTCTATGTTAACTTTTATCAAACTAAAATTTGATACATGACCGTAAGGATCCGATTCTAACACAGAGGTGTCAGGAGGTTTAAGAGGTTTAGGTTTTAAGGCCCGAAAATCAGCAAAATCCTTATTTTTAGTAGAACCACTAATTCTCCTAGTTTGGACACTATTAGGAATTTTTGTGGTTCTACTTTGCCGAGTAGGCGTGGAATCTGCTAGATTCTGGCcattatataaaactatacataataatatgtataaagCGATGCGATAAAGCTccattaaataatttaatctCGAATAAATCcaatataacaaaaatattcCTCATATTGTACAGCTATTATGGTTTAATAAGTATTAACGTattcaaaatttaaaaactatTAAGATCTTGTCAACACTTCGGTCCACAAAATGAATCTGTGTTAACAAGTTCAAATGGCCATAAAACTAAGGAttcttttaataaaataacattaaatatgttgatAAACATTTGTTAATACTTTTCTAGATTTAACATTTTGAGGAATGGCCCGTTTAGGCTCctaaatcaaatatttaatacgGATGGGGTAAGAGCAACaagcaaataaaaattttattataaattaagttattttttacaatataattttatacatcaaatcatttattaaatacctctaaataaaattgcTTTGGTTATGTTGacacaaatacataaatgtcTTTTAGTCAAATCGCTCGTCTATAAAAACAATCGATAATTTTCtaaaatcaattattagcaataaattaaacacatacaattaaaaaatataaattttgtatttatcttattatatttgtcaATTTAATATCGATATTGATTATCAATGTTTTCatgaataattatattgCTATATAACATAACAACATTTTCAACTTCACTAAAATCATTGAATATAcgaatttttaaataaaaaaatacataaaatttagaaaataaaataatttgcAAACgattaaataattaaaaatataaatttatgaaaaaaaaattataaaatattaataaataaatgtcaaaataaataataaattaaaaaaaatttatataaatataaaaaaaaataaataatatgtaataaatgtaaaaaataaatgatgtaaagatattataaataatatatatacattaaacatcaaaaaaaatgtattacatataaataaaaataataaaaataattataaatttaataaaaaaaaaattgtataaaaatataataaataattatattattaatataaataaatatcaatattaaatatatatgttataatttaaaatataaattttataatttatatatatataaataatcgaaaacaaataataaatataattaattaaaatgataaaatatataacatatataaaaataatatatttttataataaataaaatataaaaattatataattttattatttttattatcaatatttttatacacaagttaaatttatatatttgattaatgtatatgtcaaaattataaattattaattatatttataaaaaatataataataatattgatatattttatatatttgtcataatgtataaattttgtaaaataaatataaataaatcaaattaataacaaataatgtatctaatttatatacatgaTAAGAAATATAtcgtaaaatatatattattaattttttgaataaatttatatagatgttttataaattttaatcaaatatcacagattaataaaacaaagttaattatcaatttataaatatttaattatattaaaaactatatttatcaatataaaattatatttctaactatttaatttattagtaatataaaaatatgatatttttaattttattgattaaatgtaaaaattaatttatatttattttaaattattattatataaatattttttttatttcatttattttaattaatttatatataatttaataattttttttagaattt encodes:
- a CDS encoding uncharacterized protein (protein of unknown function DUF529 repeat containing protein), which produces MELYRIALYILLCIVLYNGQNLADSTPTRQSRTTKIPNSVQTRRISGSTKNKDFADFRALKPKPLKPPDTSVLESDPYGHVSNFSLIKVNIENKRTSDKITYEYNSKTNTHSFIANTGFLFDGAEEDSRTLWECKPGEYADRINITESSDDKRFIKVFIPKEAETEESEIEYDCQSELKLPKIYDPKKTSRGVFMYDTEDEYADMSEQAKASEKPKPVSSLDFEIQEIKPGSKRLPEHENELKFLRASEVKHIQPEPEQLSAPILATLDVKVKETTATVRYEYDNDTGTHTFTPNPGFLIGTVVKGTHQMWVCGDGVYPEKVLVFPDQSGEMMLRVQFPRPPQPQSDSDFEFVSRSHSGRVVVPTARAYDPTPRPIPMDRFLFQGPVQVTPETSTYTLEVDQVHYPQDSSPFRIGEHTSTVPSFEPVYTESEVPQQKIPVDLTIDFRWNTFLFDYSKLNNVATYTAKEGYAFGKVKLFRGYYSRGSDLVLWETEVPEKFANKVVVIEHSKIILYLDNATTVVFKKGYNNLWIEDGYTFHGSALDWDYQYIRLDITHRRTTEVYKVIRHYHDSRITEHLYVPKNGYKFSVVKHADEIVWAITDQNRYSTKVSVLRFSNLFIEVVIGLVDGTTLIFIKTSSGDFKRINF